Part of the Denticeps clupeoides chromosome 3, fDenClu1.1, whole genome shotgun sequence genome, ACCTAGCGGGTACcacagaagacccgggttcaaaccccacttactaccatcgtgtccctaagcaggacacttagccccgagtgtctccaggggggggactgtccctgtaactacttactatgaaccagaagacccaggttcaaaccccacttactaccatcgtgtccctgagcaggacacttagccctgagtgtctccggggggggactgtccctgtaactactgactgagtggctctggataaatgtcCCCCGCCCACCTGGAAGAAGTTGATCTGCACGGTGCCGTTGCTGAGGTGCAGCACGATGGCGCTCTTGGTGCGGAACCAGTGGCGCAGGTAGGGCAGGCGGGCCAGCTCGTCCCCGTCGCGCGGCGTGATGTTGGCGCCGGCCTTCAGCAGGTGCTCGCTCATGTAGTTCCTGAAGTACTTCAGCAGGGTGATCTgcgggggggagagagagtgaggaggGGGCGGGCGaccgggcgggcgggcggggcggggcgcaCCTTCTTGGCGAGCGAGGACGGGTACGAGCGCACGCTGAGGTAGGACTCGGCAGAGTTGCGGTCGATGTACTGCAGGCTGTCCCCGTCGTCGTACATGATGAGACGGGTGGAGTCGTTGAACAGGACGCCCACGCTGTTGTCACACAGCTGGTATCCCAGGCCGTACTTGTCCGAGTAGTCCACCCACTTGCTGATCCAGAAGATGGGGATGCAGGCGGGGTCCTCGGCTTCCTCTGAGAGGCGGAGAGGGACGTGAACGGGGGGACGGGCGCGCAGAGACGCTCGCTCcatgctgattggctgtgtgGGTACGTACCTTGGCGAATGACCGCCCTCTCGGACGGCTTGGCGGCGTTCAGGCTTGTGAGCTGCTGAAGCATCTCCGCTAGAAGCGAGTCTCCCGTGTCCACCGGCTCCCTGTGAGGACACCGATTAACAAATCAATGGTGGCATGTGACAAAGACATGTGGGCGTCAGTGTGgtcagcggttaaggaagcggccccgtaatcagaaggttgccggttcgaatcccgatccaccaaggtgccactgaggtgccaccgagcaaagcaccgtccccacacactgctccccgggcgcctgtcatggccgcccactgctcactcagggtgatggttaaatgcagaggacaaatttcactgtgtgcactgtgtgctgtgctgcgatAATTGCGCACCTGGTCTGTGGCTCCTCCTTCAGCTCCGCCTTCCCCGTCTTCTCTATGGGGCTCTCTGTGCCTGATGAGGGAAGGTTTATTCCGTGAGTGCAGAACATCGAAGAGTGAAGAACCCGGGCGTGACTGACGGCTGCTACGATTGGTCACGTACAGCCCAGACTCCGCCCATCAAGCTGTTTTATGCGCACTTAACCAAGATATTGTGCATATTTAAAACCGTACAcaacttttttaatttttaaaaagtgaataaacaGATTTATACGTATACGAGGAGGGAACCGAGTCCCCATCATCGCGAGGACGGAACCGGGTTCCCATCATCGCGAGGACAGAACCGGGTTCCCATCATCGCGAGGACAGAACAGAGTTCCCATCATCGCGAGGACGGAACAGAGTTCCCATCATCGCGAGGACGGAACAGAGTCCCCATCATGGGGACATATCGGGCGGCCGGTCCCCCGCACCTTTGTTGAGCGCGGACAGGGGTCTCCTGAGGGACTCCAGGCTGCTGGGCGCGATGGAGAAGCGCGGCGGCACCGTCAGGCAGGAGGTGGGCAGCCGCAGGGGGGCGTAGCCGGAGGTGAAGAACTCGTCCGCCAGCAGGTCGGAGATGGAGGGACGGAGCGAGGGCTCGGCGTGCAGCATGCGGCGAATCAGGGACGCCGCCGCCGGGCTTATgtgctgcaacacacacacacactttaacacacGCGCCAGGAGGACGTGCTGAACAGACAGGACGTGCGGGGACGGGGGACAGGACCCACCCGAGGGATGCTGTACTCGTTCTTCTTAATCCGGCCGTACGTCTCCTTCAGACAGGACGTCTCGAACGGAGGCTTCCCCACCAGCAGCGTGtacctgtccccacacacacacacggtgttaCAACACACACCAGTCCCAACACAAACCACTACAggcctcacacacacgtacaggaTGCAGCCCAGGGACCAGATGTCCACCTCGAAGCTGTGGCCCTTCTTACACAGCACCTCGGGCGCGATGTAGTTGGGCGTCCCGCAGAGGGTCTTCTTACGCTCGCCGTCAAACTCGATCTTCGTGGCCAAGCCGAAGTCGCCTGGAGCAAAACATGGCAGCAGGACACTTTAAAGCCAGGAAGAACAGGAAGAACGTGATGAGCGTGGAGAGACCACCGAGCTCCTCCTCACCGATCTTGACCTCCATGTCATCGCTGAGGAACAGGTTCCCCAGCTTCAGGTCCCGGTGGATGACGCGGTTGTTGTGCAGGTACATGCAGCCCAGGATGGTCTGTCGCATGAAGTACCGCGCCTCGGGTTCCGTCACGGCCTTCCGCCGCTTGTGGAGCTCCAGCAGAGACtggcggggagagagagagaagatccTTCATCTCATGAAACACTGGAGACCATCTCCACATACTTCAGCAGCATACTTCAAATTCAAACTTTATTAGTtacatacacggtatgatatgcagtgaaatgcttttagcgactgtacagacctcaatattgcaagtaaacagtgaactaACAcgtaaatattgcaaacatttgACTTTTGTGACTTTAACATGAACTGTGTGCAACAGGTCGGGTGCAGGCGATGAAAACCCACCCGCCTCCTGCAGATCTCCAGCACCACGAACACGAAGTCGTCGTCCTCGAAGAAGCCGCGGAAGCCCACCACATGCGGGTTGTCCAGGCTGCGGTGGATGGCGATCTCCGTGCTCATCTTCTCCTTCTGGTGCGGCTTGAGCAGCAGCGACTTGGACACCACCTTCCCGGCGAACACCTCCTTGGTGTCCACGTCCGTGATCTCGTAGCACTTGGCGAAGCCGCCCTTGCCCAGGAAGCGGCCGCGCAGGTAGCGCTTCTTGGCGCGGGTGTCCAGCAGCACGTCGGGGACCTCCTTCAGCGGCGCGGAGCGGGGCTCGGGGTGCGACGCCGGCGTCGCCATGATGCGGGGGGGTAACGGCCGagcgacggcggcggcggcggcgtttaAACTCTCCtggacgcggcggcggcggccgcggctgCTCGAGGTCGGCGGTTTAATAAAACGTAACTAATGAAGCGTAATAACGGGTCGGACGTGGGATTAAAGCGGCGCGGCGTCTTCCTGGCGTCTCCCGTCTGCGCAGCGTCGCTCCTACAGTTTAAATTCTGCGCGGCGTCGCTCATTGGCTGAGCGCCGGGCGCGTCGCTCATTGGCGGAGAGCCGGGCGCGTCGCTCATTGGCTGGCCGATTTGAATTCCCGGCCGCCGCCCCGGTGCATCATGGGAGACGGCCGCTGACGACTTCCGCTCTGCCGTCCTTTTAAATCCACGACGACGTTCCCTTAACGCTCATTTAAACTTTCACATGTGACTTTTAACAGTAAAATatctatacatatattttttatttaagttatACATTTAATCTGatgtttaaaaagtaataaacgGTAAATGTCTTTTtgatgaaatgacaataaagcggatctgaaatgaaatgat contains:
- the plk1 gene encoding serine/threonine-protein kinase PLK1, with translation MATPASHPEPRSAPLKEVPDVLLDTRAKKRYLRGRFLGKGGFAKCYEITDVDTKEVFAGKVVSKSLLLKPHQKEKMSTEIAIHRSLDNPHVVGFRGFFEDDDFVFVVLEICRRRSLLELHKRRKAVTEPEARYFMRQTILGCMYLHNNRVIHRDLKLGNLFLSDDMEVKIGDFGLATKIEFDGERKKTLCGTPNYIAPEVLCKKGHSFEVDIWSLGCILYTLLVGKPPFETSCLKETYGRIKKNEYSIPRHISPAAASLIRRMLHAEPSLRPSISDLLADEFFTSGYAPLRLPTSCLTVPPRFSIAPSSLESLRRPLSALNKGTESPIEKTGKAELKEEPQTREPVDTGDSLLAEMLQQLTSLNAAKPSERAVIRQEEAEDPACIPIFWISKWVDYSDKYGLGYQLCDNSVGVLFNDSTRLIMYDDGDSLQYIDRNSAESYLSVRSYPSSLAKKITLLKYFRNYMSEHLLKAGANITPRDGDELARLPYLRHWFRTKSAIVLHLSNGTVQINFFQDHTKLILCPLMGAATYIDEKREFRTFKLSVMEEFGCGRELASRLRYARNMVEKLQACSSSSATGAAR